In one window of Bos mutus isolate GX-2022 chromosome 13, NWIPB_WYAK_1.1, whole genome shotgun sequence DNA:
- the BHLHE23 gene encoding class E basic helix-loop-helix protein 23, with protein sequence MAELKSLSGDAYLELSHGYAAAGLAYGAARGPEAARGYGMPGTGSDLPAASAPRVPAAAAESSGEQSGDEDDAFERRRRRRGPGSAADGRRRPREQRSLRLSINARERRRMHDLNDALDGLRAVIPYAHSPSVRKLSKIATLLLAKNYILMQAQALDEMRRLVAYLNHGQGLATPVAAAPLTPFGQAALYPFSASAALPCPDKCAAFSGTPSALCKHCNEKP encoded by the coding sequence ATGGCAGAGCTCAAGTCGCTGTCGGGGGACGCGTACCTGGAGCTGAGCCACGGCTACGCGGCGGCGGGCCTCGCCTACGGGGCGGCCCGGGGACCGGAGGCGGCCCGCGGCTACGGCATGCCGGGCACGGGAAGTGACCTCCCCGCGGCGTCAGCGCCCCGAGTCCCGGCCGCGGCGGCCGAGAGCAGCGGCGAGCAGAGCGGGGACGAGGACGACGCCTTCGAgcggcggaggcggcggcgcGGGCCGGGGAGCGCGGCGGACGGACGGCGGCGGCCCCGGGAGCAGCGGTCCCTGCGGCTGAGCATCAACGCCCGGGAGCGCCGGCGGATGCACGACCTGAACGACGCCCTGGACGGTCTGCGCGCGGTGATCCCCTACGCGCACAGCCCGTCGGTGCGCAAGCTCTCCAAGATCGCCACGCTGCTGCTTGCCAAGAACTACATCCTCATGCAGGCGCAGGCCCTGGACGAGATGCGGCGCCTCGTGGCCTACCTCAACCACGGCCAGGGCTTGGCCACGCCGGTGGCCGCCGCGCCCTTGACACCCTTCGGCCAGGCTGCACTGTACCCCTTCTCTGCCAGCGCCGCGCTGCCCTGTCCAGACAAGTGCGCCGCCTTCTCCGGGACGCCCTCGGCGCTTTGCAAACACTGTAACGAGAAGCCCTAA